One segment of Shewanella piezotolerans WP3 DNA contains the following:
- a CDS encoding DUF2057 domain-containing protein — translation MRLSQSVLTALLICVNSAAFANVEVTLPSNSELVLVNGKESDSTDKLTLENGENQLALRYIGRYQQQGSQTQFSSDVIIMTFLAENTSLTIALPRIRSNSAADAFNRDPKISLKNSSEVDIAFRQDKLLKEGMQLGRDYEKEVAEYNSNNQVASVAALAPSITALVQAKPVVIENHGQPKNTINQSDQVNVGQMLDFWYQQADEETRKAFKLKINSKE, via the coding sequence ATGAGATTATCCCAATCTGTTCTTACTGCTTTGTTAATTTGCGTCAACTCCGCTGCTTTTGCCAACGTGGAAGTTACACTCCCCTCTAATTCTGAACTTGTATTGGTCAATGGCAAAGAGAGCGACAGCACAGATAAGTTGACCCTAGAGAACGGAGAAAACCAGTTAGCACTGAGATATATCGGTCGTTATCAACAGCAAGGCTCTCAGACTCAATTTAGCTCTGACGTTATTATCATGACATTTTTAGCAGAAAATACATCACTAACTATAGCGTTGCCTAGAATACGCTCTAATAGCGCTGCTGATGCTTTTAATCGGGATCCAAAGATAAGCCTTAAAAATTCATCTGAAGTAGACATCGCATTCCGCCAAGACAAACTCCTGAAAGAAGGGATGCAACTTGGTCGCGATTATGAAAAAGAGGTTGCTGAGTACAATAGCAACAATCAAGTAGCCTCAGTCGCTGCTTTAGCTCCCTCAATAACTGCACTAGTACAGGCAAAGCCTGTGGTGATCGAAAACCATGGGCAACCGAAAAATACTATAAATCAATCTGATCAGGTGAATGTCGGTCAGATGCTCGATTTTTGGTACCAACAAGCCGATGAAGAAACCCGAAAGGCATTCAAATTGAAGATTAACAGCAAAGAATAA
- the corA gene encoding magnesium/cobalt transporter CorA encodes MITAYAYENRNLTISELSIKDNIPPGTMWLDLYKPDDNEREWLSQFSVEDVPEEEDINEIEASARFYQNKDGLHINSLFPQRAGQDVKGVNVSFNIRQNFLLTIREEDVGLIRLLRNYLRLGRIEASTPQALLLELFNLKVDYLSDLIEDVYTVLDSVSEEVFKNEELDDVFKLITRQEDSNGKIRLSLLDTQRSLRFMQKYYRDQLSDGELKDLREMLSDIESLMPHSQFIFDKLNFLLDAAMGFSGLQQNKIIKIFSVAAVVFLPPTVIASSYGMNFANMPELDWQFGYPMAILMMFGSAAGTYLFFKRKGWL; translated from the coding sequence ATGATAACAGCCTATGCCTACGAAAATCGTAACCTAACGATTAGCGAATTGAGCATAAAGGATAATATCCCTCCCGGTACTATGTGGTTGGATCTTTATAAACCTGACGATAACGAAAGAGAATGGTTGAGCCAGTTTTCAGTAGAAGATGTACCTGAAGAGGAAGACATCAATGAAATCGAGGCATCTGCTCGATTTTATCAAAATAAAGATGGTTTACACATTAACTCACTGTTTCCTCAAAGAGCAGGCCAAGACGTAAAAGGGGTTAACGTTTCTTTTAATATCCGACAGAATTTCCTTTTAACGATAAGGGAGGAAGATGTCGGTTTAATTAGGTTACTTAGAAACTATTTACGATTAGGTCGTATAGAGGCTTCAACCCCGCAAGCATTATTACTTGAGCTTTTTAATCTGAAGGTTGATTACCTGTCAGATTTGATCGAAGATGTATACACAGTGCTCGATAGTGTCAGTGAAGAAGTTTTTAAAAATGAAGAGCTTGATGATGTTTTTAAGCTGATCACTCGACAAGAAGACTCCAATGGTAAGATAAGGTTGAGTTTGCTTGATACGCAGCGCTCATTGCGGTTTATGCAAAAGTATTATCGTGATCAACTATCCGATGGTGAACTGAAAGATCTTCGGGAAATGCTATCAGATATAGAGTCTTTGATGCCACATAGCCAGTTTATTTTTGATAAGTTGAATTTCTTGCTCGATGCTGCAATGGGTTTCAGTGGATTACAACAAAATAAGATTATTAAGATATTTTCGGTCGCAGCAGTCGTTTTCTTACCACCTACAGTTATCGCAAGTAGCTATGGTATGAACTTCGCTAATATGCCGGAGCTAGATTGGCAATTTGGTTACCCGATGGCTATTTTAATGATGTTTGGCAGTGCCGCCGGGACCTATCTTTTCTTTAAGCGTAAAGGTTGGTTATAG
- a CDS encoding DUF721 domain-containing protein gives MKKPPQDLSQLLHQQGNMPNLAEKAELLLHLDHYVKKVLTDPVIEQLKVANLRQGTLVIETTTAAWAARINFQKPKILQMLQAETLPMLTAIEVKVNPSLLMYETKSKPAHNHISENAAAHIEALAEHAEGTLAVKLKRLAALASRSRQS, from the coding sequence ATGAAAAAGCCCCCACAGGATCTCAGTCAGTTACTGCATCAGCAAGGGAACATGCCCAATTTGGCTGAAAAAGCAGAACTGCTATTACACTTAGATCACTACGTCAAAAAAGTGCTTACTGATCCAGTGATAGAGCAGCTAAAGGTTGCCAATCTACGCCAAGGTACCTTGGTAATTGAAACAACAACGGCGGCTTGGGCTGCAAGAATTAACTTCCAAAAACCCAAAATATTGCAAATGCTGCAAGCCGAAACGCTACCCATGCTTACCGCTATCGAAGTCAAAGTCAACCCAAGCTTGTTAATGTATGAAACAAAATCCAAACCTGCTCACAACCACATAAGTGAAAATGCGGCAGCTCACATTGAAGCTTTAGCTGAACATGCAGAAGGTACGTTGGCGGTAAAACTAAAACGGCTGGCTGCATTAGCCAGCCGTTCAAGGCAATCTTAA
- a CDS encoding DUF3135 domain-containing protein — MTELPSFDRLLWLAENDPKKLDALQKKLNQQVIEESAASSRPKLISLLDHLEKKLSLCKTPYQRYHLVSNMMYQKLSSLNEVLNRPDEFYQHKAKVLSFNSAEQNAATKTAR, encoded by the coding sequence ATGACTGAATTACCTAGTTTTGACAGGTTACTTTGGCTTGCGGAAAACGATCCCAAGAAGTTAGATGCTTTGCAAAAAAAGTTAAACCAACAAGTCATAGAAGAAAGTGCAGCAAGCAGTAGGCCCAAATTAATATCTTTACTGGATCACCTAGAAAAAAAGTTATCTCTTTGCAAGACCCCCTATCAACGCTACCACCTAGTTAGCAATATGATGTATCAAAAGCTATCTAGTCTTAATGAAGTGCTTAATCGGCCAGACGAGTTTTATCAGCATAAAGCTAAGGTACTTTCATTTAATAGCGCAGAGCAAAATGCTGCTACTAAAACAGCTCGCTAG
- a CDS encoding M23 family metallopeptidase, translating into MSVTVFIQGRNGAARWQPGKRWLLLPILLIAAGTGLYQHNAKQLIEQQTNADSERLAREEQKSELLSLKSATETQLSMLVAHVARMQAKLTRIEALGQQVALNNQLEDQFDFSSEVGVGGASELGTNIELDQLIADMDALVLRMDNNNVQLSLLETVASNLHIDEERYISGRPIKKGWLSSPYGLRNDPFSGKRTMHKGIDFAGEEGVDVVATAGGVVMWADKMFGYGELVEIDHGNGLRTRYGHNKALSVTVGDVVAKGDKIAVMGSTGRSTGPHVHYEVLRGGQQIDPQKYVYRKAG; encoded by the coding sequence ATGAGTGTAACAGTTTTTATTCAAGGTCGAAACGGTGCCGCACGCTGGCAACCGGGAAAGCGTTGGTTGTTATTACCTATCTTGCTCATTGCAGCAGGAACAGGTCTTTATCAACACAATGCTAAGCAGCTTATAGAGCAACAGACCAATGCCGATAGTGAACGCTTGGCTCGTGAAGAGCAAAAAAGCGAGTTGCTCTCTTTAAAGAGTGCAACTGAAACTCAATTGTCGATGTTAGTGGCGCACGTTGCACGTATGCAAGCTAAACTCACGCGTATAGAAGCGTTGGGTCAGCAAGTTGCTCTAAATAATCAATTAGAAGATCAATTTGATTTCTCTTCAGAAGTCGGTGTTGGTGGTGCGAGTGAATTAGGTACTAACATTGAACTCGATCAGCTCATTGCCGATATGGATGCGCTGGTATTAAGAATGGATAATAATAATGTTCAGCTCTCACTACTTGAAACGGTAGCATCTAATCTCCATATAGATGAAGAACGTTATATATCTGGGCGACCAATTAAGAAAGGTTGGTTATCATCGCCCTATGGTTTACGAAATGATCCCTTTAGCGGTAAACGTACGATGCATAAAGGCATCGACTTTGCTGGAGAAGAGGGCGTCGATGTAGTCGCTACCGCAGGTGGCGTAGTTATGTGGGCGGACAAGATGTTTGGGTATGGCGAGCTAGTTGAAATTGATCATGGTAATGGTCTACGAACTCGTTATGGTCACAATAAAGCTTTGTCAGTAACCGTAGGCGACGTGGTCGCTAAAGGCGATAAGATCGCTGTTATGGGAAGTACTGGGCGCTCAACCGGGCCTCATGTGCACTATGAAGTGTTGCGCGGTGGACAGCAAATTGATCCGCAAAAATATGTCTACCGCAAGGCAGGTTAA
- a CDS encoding 2OG-Fe(II) oxygenase: protein MDFIEIYPNALPDELCDQLISAFESHPGVLAGSTGGGVDIEKKLSRDLMLDSHEDLATLKNSLLGYTLSYAAQYFNKYSMALMGAVSVGVADDKGNTVTLTPDNYGAYGEPRAEAIVKYLYRSGTINVQKYDKGKGGYPHWHSEQFPQLNHNEALHRVVLYMFYLNDVEQGGETEFYYQDKKVKPKKGTMVIAPAGFTHSHRGNMPKSCDKYIATSWIMFNRAEQLYGVK from the coding sequence ATGGATTTTATTGAAATATACCCTAATGCGCTTCCCGATGAACTTTGCGATCAACTTATTAGTGCCTTCGAAAGCCACCCAGGAGTCTTAGCTGGCAGCACTGGTGGTGGCGTGGATATTGAGAAAAAGCTGAGCCGCGATCTGATGCTTGATTCACATGAAGATCTCGCGACACTTAAAAATAGCTTGCTAGGTTATACGCTTTCTTATGCTGCTCAGTATTTTAATAAGTATTCAATGGCACTGATGGGCGCGGTATCGGTTGGGGTGGCAGATGATAAAGGCAATACTGTCACACTTACGCCAGATAACTATGGGGCATATGGAGAGCCAAGAGCGGAAGCTATTGTTAAGTATCTTTATCGAAGTGGAACGATAAATGTGCAAAAGTATGATAAAGGCAAAGGAGGATATCCACATTGGCATTCTGAACAGTTTCCCCAATTAAATCATAACGAAGCATTGCATCGAGTTGTATTGTATATGTTTTATTTAAATGATGTGGAGCAGGGCGGCGAAACAGAGTTTTATTATCAAGATAAAAAAGTGAAACCCAAAAAGGGCACTATGGTGATTGCTCCTGCAGGATTTACCCACTCACATCGTGGCAATATGCCAAAAAGTTGCGATAAATATATCGCAACTTCATGGATAATGTTTAATCGTGCTGAGCAGCTGTATGGTGTTAAATAG
- the lpxC gene encoding UDP-3-O-acyl-N-acetylglucosamine deacetylase produces the protein MIFQRTVKEMVKTTGVGLHSGNKVTLIIKPAPVNTGIMLVRTDLSPAVEIPAVAEQVRETTMCTALVNDDGVRISTIEHLFAALAGLGIDNAIIEVDAPEIPIMDGSASPFVFLLQSVGIEEQAAAKKYIKITKPIRVEDGDKWAELKPFKGFRVDFAIDFNHPEIARSQQHMVMDFSSSAFVKDISRARTFGFMRDIEYLRANNLALGGSMENAVVLDEYRVLNPDGLRYEDEFVKHKILDAFGDLYVAGHAIVGEFCAYKTGHALNNQLVRAMLAQQDAWEIVSFEKEADAPVSFSVPSGAVFA, from the coding sequence ATGATTTTTCAAAGAACAGTCAAAGAAATGGTTAAAACTACTGGTGTTGGATTGCATTCCGGCAACAAGGTTACTTTGATCATTAAACCCGCACCTGTTAATACTGGCATCATGCTTGTTCGTACCGATTTGTCACCGGCAGTTGAAATTCCAGCTGTTGCTGAACAAGTACGTGAAACAACAATGTGTACTGCGCTAGTAAATGACGACGGTGTTCGTATTTCGACAATTGAGCATCTGTTTGCAGCACTTGCTGGATTGGGCATTGATAACGCCATTATTGAAGTTGATGCTCCTGAAATCCCGATTATGGATGGCAGTGCGAGCCCTTTTGTATTCCTACTACAGTCTGTAGGTATTGAAGAGCAAGCCGCCGCTAAGAAGTACATCAAGATCACTAAACCGATTCGTGTTGAAGACGGTGATAAGTGGGCTGAGTTAAAACCATTCAAAGGTTTTAGAGTTGATTTTGCCATTGACTTTAATCATCCAGAGATCGCCCGTAGTCAACAGCACATGGTGATGGATTTTTCATCTTCTGCTTTTGTTAAAGATATCAGTCGTGCGAGAACCTTTGGCTTTATGCGCGATATTGAATACTTGAGAGCAAATAATCTTGCGCTTGGTGGCAGTATGGAAAACGCCGTTGTACTTGACGAATACCGAGTCCTCAACCCCGATGGCCTGCGTTATGAGGACGAGTTCGTTAAGCACAAGATCTTAGATGCATTTGGTGACCTTTATGTTGCAGGTCATGCGATTGTTGGTGAGTTCTGTGCCTATAAAACAGGGCATGCACTGAACAACCAGTTAGTGCGTGCAATGCTTGCACAGCAAGATGCTTGGGAGATAGTCAGCTTTGAAAAAGAAGCTGATGCTCCAGTAAGTTTCTCAGTACCTTCAGGTGCCGTATTCGCTTAA
- a CDS encoding sensor histidine kinase — MQLNFKPKKRLLTRMFLTSLSIIALVGFGLAWMVNILHAQNSYNEETSQLIAEIPKVAAELREHDLLPDNSDEWLAENNTSQRYIIASCDSTFNQVWTSSMAVDRGLFDTCERFNEIRNSNPPYYLSLADTRGYFVYLLSLDIAGSEYNLLVLKDAEKLQDEYNKFSRRTYIRLGFVLALALVLLISAAYWGMRPLVQLRNELQSVNSGKSKTLSEGYPVELEGVTQALNQLLVQSGAQQQRYQNAMNDLAHSLKTRLAAVHAITDDATLDKEATSEKIMEQVSQMDQLVKYQLKRAMLGRKGLKQEQTLIAPLVDQLSQMLFKVYRDKQVQFESRIEQEHVFPGDKGDLMELCGNLMENAFKLCITTVRVSSYYNDAGEFELLVEDDGPGVDESIRQNIIQRGVRADTQKAGQGIGLAVCNEIVISYGGRLSIETSELEGACFRISIPI, encoded by the coding sequence ATGCAGCTAAACTTTAAGCCTAAGAAACGTCTGCTAACGCGGATGTTTCTCACCTCTTTATCAATCATCGCTCTCGTGGGTTTTGGTTTAGCGTGGATGGTCAATATCCTTCATGCACAAAATAGTTACAACGAAGAAACTTCTCAACTCATTGCAGAGATCCCCAAAGTTGCAGCTGAACTTAGAGAGCATGATCTACTTCCTGATAATAGCGATGAGTGGTTAGCGGAAAACAATACCTCTCAGCGCTATATTATAGCCAGTTGTGATAGCACTTTTAACCAAGTATGGACATCTTCAATGGCTGTCGACCGTGGCCTATTTGATACTTGTGAGCGGTTCAACGAGATCCGCAATAGTAATCCCCCCTATTATCTTTCACTCGCGGATACCCGTGGCTATTTTGTTTATTTACTTTCATTAGATATCGCAGGCAGTGAATATAATTTACTGGTTTTGAAAGACGCAGAAAAGTTACAAGACGAGTACAACAAGTTTAGCCGTCGAACCTATATACGTCTCGGTTTTGTACTTGCACTAGCGCTAGTATTATTGATAAGTGCAGCCTATTGGGGAATGCGTCCTCTAGTGCAACTTAGAAATGAACTACAGTCGGTAAATAGTGGAAAATCGAAGACTCTTTCTGAAGGCTATCCCGTTGAACTAGAAGGTGTTACTCAAGCACTGAATCAGCTATTAGTACAGTCGGGGGCGCAACAACAACGCTACCAAAACGCGATGAATGATTTGGCCCATAGTCTTAAAACGCGTTTGGCAGCCGTGCATGCCATTACTGACGACGCCACATTAGACAAAGAGGCGACCAGCGAGAAAATAATGGAACAAGTCAGCCAGATGGATCAATTGGTGAAATACCAGTTAAAACGGGCAATGCTTGGTCGTAAGGGGTTAAAGCAAGAACAAACCTTAATCGCTCCGCTTGTTGACCAGCTCTCGCAAATGCTGTTTAAAGTATATCGTGATAAACAGGTGCAGTTTGAGTCGCGTATTGAGCAGGAACACGTATTCCCTGGTGACAAAGGTGATTTAATGGAGCTCTGTGGAAACTTGATGGAGAATGCATTCAAATTATGCATCACCACGGTTAGAGTATCATCTTATTACAACGATGCCGGCGAGTTTGAGTTATTAGTTGAAGATGACGGCCCTGGCGTTGATGAAAGTATCAGACAGAATATCATTCAGCGCGGAGTAAGAGCCGATACCCAAAAAGCAGGGCAAGGTATTGGCCTTGCTGTCTGCAATGAGATCGTTATCAGTTATGGTGGACGCCTCAGTATTGAGACGTCGGAATTGGAAGGAGCTTGTTTTAGGATCTCTATCCCTATTTAA
- a CDS encoding HD-GYP domain-containing protein, translated as MPNSCKVAVEQLQVGNFIRLPISWKDHPFLFSSFKIRQQAQIELIKNLGIEHVFVIVERSDTPILSIKDAQAPKQKAVESDLDKLSEELNKQKAESIEAHKSLRRHLQKTEQQFERSVAMIRSLMGKLRNRPLNAVNDAKELVHNISEQLLTSDKLVLHLMSDSKKDDGIYFHSLNVSVLSMLIAKELGWTRNEIELVGLGALFHDTGKLKVPTQLMRKTSPLTQAEQNFINQHPTMGAELLKLADNFPTEALPIILNHHEFLDGSGTPKGLKKTEIDKLSQLVTAVNTYDNLCHSDRSRKARTPFSALGYLYKHYQAQLNPDIVSRMVKMLGIYPPGSIVELSSGQYGMVMSVNVSQILLPRILVYDALVPKEQAPIVELAQEGLTIVRCLPPAALPEKVFKYLNPRERVSYFFGSDD; from the coding sequence ATGCCAAATAGTTGTAAAGTTGCAGTTGAGCAGCTACAGGTAGGTAACTTCATCAGACTACCTATCTCATGGAAAGATCACCCATTCTTATTCAGTAGTTTCAAAATTCGGCAACAAGCTCAAATTGAACTCATTAAGAACCTTGGGATTGAGCATGTATTCGTTATCGTTGAGCGCAGCGATACGCCAATCTTAAGCATTAAAGATGCTCAAGCCCCAAAACAGAAGGCTGTTGAAAGTGACTTAGATAAACTTTCAGAGGAACTTAACAAGCAAAAAGCTGAAAGTATTGAAGCTCACAAGAGCTTGAGGCGCCATTTACAGAAAACAGAACAACAATTTGAACGTTCAGTGGCGATGATCCGCAGCTTAATGGGCAAATTACGTAATCGACCACTAAATGCGGTCAACGATGCAAAAGAGCTTGTCCATAATATTAGTGAACAATTATTAACATCGGATAAATTAGTCTTACATTTAATGTCCGACTCAAAAAAAGATGACGGGATTTACTTCCACTCTTTGAATGTCTCCGTCTTATCTATGTTAATCGCTAAGGAATTAGGTTGGACTCGCAATGAAATAGAGCTAGTTGGACTAGGAGCCTTATTTCATGACACAGGTAAATTAAAAGTACCAACTCAACTGATGAGAAAAACATCGCCATTAACTCAGGCTGAGCAAAATTTTATCAACCAACACCCCACTATGGGCGCTGAATTACTTAAGCTTGCAGATAACTTTCCAACAGAAGCATTGCCAATAATATTAAACCATCATGAGTTTCTAGATGGTTCAGGCACACCTAAAGGCCTAAAAAAAACTGAAATAGATAAACTAAGTCAGCTTGTTACTGCTGTAAACACTTATGATAACCTCTGCCATTCAGATAGAAGTAGAAAGGCACGCACGCCCTTTTCAGCTCTTGGTTATTTGTATAAACATTATCAGGCACAACTCAATCCTGACATTGTCAGTAGAATGGTTAAAATGCTTGGGATTTACCCACCAGGAAGTATTGTTGAGCTTTCTTCAGGCCAATACGGCATGGTTATGTCTGTAAATGTAAGCCAAATACTGCTGCCAAGGATCTTAGTTTACGATGCATTAGTGCCAAAAGAACAAGCACCTATAGTGGAGTTAGCGCAAGAAGGCCTAACAATTGTTAGATGTCTACCACCCGCTGCTCTTCCTGAAAAGGTATTCAAATACCTAAATCCTAGAGAAAGAGTTAGCTATTTTTTTGGTAGCGACGACTAG
- the secA gene encoding preprotein translocase subunit SecA encodes MFGKLLTKVFGSRNDRTLKAFGKVVNKINGFEEEYGQLSDEELKAKTKVFRERLEAGETLDDVLPEAFATVREASKRVFEMRHFDVQLIGGMILDSNRIAEMRTGEGKTLTATLPAYLNGLTGKGVHVITVNDYLAGRDAENNRPLFEFLGLSVGINVAGLGQVEKKAAYDADITYGTNNEFGFDYLRDNMAFSPAERVQRPLHYALIDEVDSILIDEARTPLIISGAAEDSSELYTKINTLIPNLIQQEKEDTEEEIGEGDYSIDEKAKQVHMTERGQEKVEVLLTERGMLAEGDSLYSAANISLLHHVNAALRAHTLFEKDVDYIVQDNEVIIVDEHTGRTMPGRRWSEGLHQAVEAKEGVHIQNENQTLASITFQNFFRQYEKLAGMTGTADTEAFEFQHIYGLDTVVVPTNRPMVRQDNPDLVYLTAEEKYAAIVKDIVGCRERGQPVLVGTVSIEQSELLHSLLKKEKIPHEILNAKFHEREADIVAQAGRTGAVTVATNMAGRGTDIVLGGNWNMEIEALANPTDEQRAKIKADWQIRHDEVVDAGGLHILGTERHESRRIDNQLRGRSGRQGDAGSSRFYLSMEDSLMRIFASDRVSSMMKKLGMEEGEAIEHPWVSRAIENAQRKVEARNFDIRKQLLEFDDVANDQRQVVYAQRNELMDAESIKDTITNIQTDVINELMDQYIPPQSVEELWDVAGLEQRLQQEYTMVLPIQEWLDKEDDLHEETLRERIVDTWINAYKAKEEMVGEQVLRQFEKAVMLQTLDGLWKEHLSAMDHLRQGIHLRGYAQKNPKQEYKRESFELFQQMLESLKHDVISILSKVQVQAQSDVEEMEERRRQEDAKIRRDYQHAAAEAIVGAEESAALAATQPQVREGEKVGRNDPCPCGSGKKYKQCHGKLS; translated from the coding sequence ATGTTTGGTAAATTACTGACAAAAGTATTTGGTAGTCGCAACGATCGTACGCTTAAGGCTTTCGGTAAAGTCGTTAATAAAATTAATGGTTTTGAAGAAGAGTACGGGCAGTTATCAGATGAAGAATTAAAAGCAAAAACTAAAGTCTTTCGTGAACGTCTAGAGGCAGGGGAAACCCTAGATGACGTTTTACCAGAGGCATTCGCAACCGTACGCGAAGCATCAAAGCGTGTTTTCGAAATGCGTCATTTCGATGTCCAGCTTATTGGTGGCATGATTTTGGATAGTAACCGAATTGCAGAGATGCGTACCGGTGAAGGTAAAACGCTTACGGCGACCTTGCCAGCCTACTTAAATGGCTTAACAGGTAAAGGTGTTCACGTTATTACAGTTAACGACTACCTAGCTGGTCGTGATGCCGAAAATAACCGTCCTCTTTTTGAGTTCCTTGGTTTAAGCGTAGGAATTAATGTTGCAGGACTTGGGCAAGTAGAAAAGAAAGCCGCTTATGATGCCGATATCACATACGGTACCAATAACGAGTTTGGCTTTGATTACCTGCGTGACAATATGGCGTTTTCGCCTGCCGAGCGTGTTCAGCGCCCTTTGCATTATGCACTTATCGATGAAGTCGATTCAATCTTAATTGATGAAGCGCGTACTCCACTTATTATTTCTGGTGCAGCTGAAGATAGCTCAGAGCTATATACTAAGATAAATACCCTCATCCCAAATCTGATTCAGCAAGAAAAAGAAGATACTGAAGAAGAGATCGGTGAAGGTGATTACTCTATCGATGAAAAAGCCAAGCAAGTTCATATGACAGAGCGAGGCCAAGAAAAGGTCGAAGTGCTACTTACTGAGCGTGGCATGTTAGCCGAAGGCGACTCACTGTACTCTGCTGCTAACATTTCTCTGTTGCATCATGTTAATGCTGCACTGCGTGCACATACCTTATTTGAAAAAGATGTCGACTATATTGTTCAAGATAATGAAGTGATCATTGTTGATGAGCATACAGGTCGTACTATGCCTGGTCGTCGTTGGTCTGAAGGTCTGCATCAGGCTGTAGAAGCAAAAGAAGGCGTTCATATTCAAAATGAGAACCAAACTTTAGCATCTATTACCTTCCAGAACTTCTTCCGTCAATATGAGAAGCTTGCGGGTATGACGGGTACTGCGGATACCGAAGCTTTCGAATTCCAGCATATTTATGGTCTGGATACCGTAGTCGTTCCGACTAACCGTCCAATGGTTCGTCAAGATAATCCTGATTTGGTTTATCTGACTGCTGAAGAGAAGTATGCAGCGATTGTAAAGGATATTGTTGGTTGTCGTGAACGCGGTCAACCAGTGCTTGTCGGTACTGTTTCAATTGAGCAATCAGAATTACTGCACAGCTTATTAAAGAAAGAAAAGATCCCTCATGAGATTTTGAATGCTAAATTCCATGAGCGTGAAGCAGACATCGTTGCCCAGGCGGGTCGTACTGGCGCGGTAACCGTTGCAACTAACATGGCCGGTCGTGGTACCGATATCGTGTTAGGTGGCAATTGGAATATGGAAATTGAAGCCCTTGCTAATCCTACCGATGAGCAAAGAGCTAAAATTAAGGCTGATTGGCAAATTCGTCACGACGAAGTTGTTGATGCTGGCGGTTTGCATATCCTAGGTACAGAGCGTCATGAATCTCGCCGTATCGATAACCAGTTGCGTGGTCGCTCTGGTCGTCAAGGTGATGCTGGTTCTTCCCGCTTCTATTTATCTATGGAAGATAGCTTAATGCGTATCTTCGCCTCTGACAGAGTATCTTCAATGATGAAGAAACTCGGTATGGAAGAAGGTGAAGCTATTGAGCATCCGTGGGTATCTCGTGCCATTGAGAATGCACAACGTAAAGTTGAAGCACGTAACTTTGATATTCGTAAACAGCTGCTTGAGTTTGATGATGTTGCTAACGACCAGCGCCAGGTTGTTTATGCTCAACGTAATGAGCTTATGGATGCTGAGAGTATTAAAGATACCATTACTAATATTCAGACTGATGTAATCAATGAATTAATGGATCAGTATATCCCGCCTCAGTCAGTAGAAGAGCTATGGGATGTTGCAGGTTTAGAACAGCGATTGCAGCAAGAGTATACAATGGTACTTCCTATCCAAGAGTGGCTAGATAAGGAAGATGATCTTCATGAAGAAACATTGCGTGAGCGTATTGTAGATACATGGATTAATGCATATAAAGCTAAAGAAGAGATGGTAGGCGAGCAAGTTCTACGTCAATTTGAAAAAGCAGTTATGTTGCAAACTTTGGATGGGCTTTGGAAAGAGCATCTATCGGCCATGGATCATCTACGTCAAGGTATTCACTTACGTGGCTACGCGCAAAAGAATCCAAAGCAAGAGTATAAGCGTGAGTCGTTTGAGCTATTTCAGCAGATGCTTGAGTCATTAAAGCACGATGTGATTAGTATTTTGTCTAAAGTACAAGTTCAAGCGCAGTCAGATGTTGAAGAGATGGAAGAGCGTCGTCGTCAAGAAGATGCAAAGATCCGTCGTGATTACCAACATGCTGCAGCTGAAGCTATAGTCGGTGCGGAGGAGAGCGCAGCATTAGCTGCAACTCAGCCTCAGGTACGTGAAGGTGAGAAAGTGGGTCGAAATGATCCTTGTCCATGTGGTTCTGGTAAGAAGTACAAACAGTGTCACGGTAAGCTAAGCTAA